One Paralichthys olivaceus isolate ysfri-2021 chromosome 8, ASM2471397v2, whole genome shotgun sequence genomic region harbors:
- the LOC109627290 gene encoding zinc finger protein ZFP2-like isoform X2 codes for MGPDTTSDTKTESSEESPGEINVKEISESDSTDTEDSKLLASSTKDKCYPCSTCGKVFDRPSKLERHKHVHTRKPKTLYQCQHCDKSFTQEEKLIRHQNCHNRTNKHPCPDCGKIFNRPSRLERHKRTHSKKPKVPHQCSYCMKTFSKLNKLIRHKRMHTGEKPFTCSICGKGFSELGHCKAHEKTHEEQPEKPHCCPDCGMRFFKASEVRRHFRSHSGEKPFRCSLCESCFSRSEGLKRHMRRHTGERPYKCIICGKGFYSRQDLNIHGLTHSGEKPHLCPVCGKGFSQLGNMKEHEQNVHIKSEKYICNECGATFTRYKSLIKHQRTHTGERPYLCLTCGRKFSWSHSLSRHQRTHMHGQMSLETSKDTLSLEGASENPSS; via the exons ATGGGCCCAGACACCACttctgacacaaaaacagaatctTCAGAGGAAA GTCCCGGAGAGATCAACGTGAAGGAAATCTCAGAGTCAGATTCCACTGACACAGAGGACTCTAAACTGCTAGCGAGCAGCACTAAAGACAAGTGTTACCCTTGCTCCACCTGTGGGAAGGTATTTGACAGACCATCAAAGCTAGAAAGGcacaaacatgtgcacacaagGAAGCCTAAGACTCTTTATCAGTGTCAGCATTGTGACAAGAGTTTCACTCAAGAAGAGAAGCTGATCCGACACCAGAATTGCCACAATAGGACTAACAAACATCCCTGCCCAGACTGTGGAAAAATTTTCAACAGGCCTTCAAGGCTAGAGAGGCATAAGCGCACACACTCAAAGAAACCAAAAGTGCCTCATCAGTGTTCATACTGCATGAAGACGTTCAGTAAGCTGAACAAACTTATCCGTCACAAGCGAATGCACACTGGGGAGAAGCCTTTCACCTGCTCCATCTGTGGGAAAGGATTCTCTGAGTTAGGTCACTGCAAAGCACATGAAAAGACACATGAGGAGCAACCGGAAAAACCTCACTGCTGCCCGGACTGTGGGATGCGTTTCTTCAAGGCCTCAGAGGTCCGTCGGCACTTTCGCTCCCACTCTGGGGAGAAACCTTTCAGATGCAGTTTGTGTGAAAGTTGCTTCTCCCGTTCAGAAGGGCTTAAAAGACACATGAGGAGGCACACAGGGGAAAGACCATACAAATGTATTATCTGTGGGAAAGGATTTTACTCTCGTCAGGATTTGAATATTCATGGGTTGACCCACTCGGGAGAGAAACCACATCTTTGCCCTGTGTGTGGAAAAGGCTTCTCACAGCTGGGCAACATGAAAGAGCATGAACAAAATGTTCACATTAAATCAGAGAAGTATATTTGCAATGAATGTGGGGCAACATTCACACGATACAAGTCTCTGATAAAACATCAGcggacacacacaggagaaagaCCCTATCTCTGCCTCACCTGTGGTCGCAAGTTTTCATGGAGCCATTCTCTAAGCAGACACCAGaggacacacatgcatggacaGATGTCTTTGGAAACGTCCAAAGACACATTAAGTTTAGAAGGAGCTTCTGAGAATCCCAGTAGTTGA
- the LOC109627428 gene encoding TBC1 domain family member 24-like → MIHISRTPEFSNCGNMNSVSVHTSSDQDLDCIIGGRTRQRSHSYYSPEENKNYGVQTQTEETYLRPRSRSFYSYETSEPCSNFDLGNFNRSSPLRQKTSSLQLHRKENKDRDGAGVRVTAKKSKSKPNKVSPSGELNGSKGNLKSVSMITISESDNWEISSNSGMKYGQFVDWEKIDPEAAQRYQQILRSEHQQLKTMGREGFWAMPHTLRAKAYYHIIHSLNCSRSITSDRDVYYDLSKKLFGEQKISPHPVPEYMEGEEIPRYCLNKAGLNSVKKILLCLGKHFPDMNFCPILPALVSLILHFSQDEAECFYSVSRLISYNDPNKRYIDQTFLTYRASCMTFGDLANRCCRGIRKLIASSHQNLFEFYSDWIMWIFAYLPFTYAIRVLDVYLLEGYKVLYRVALALLSLYKVSVSSRVADVEDFRTDMKSFVQNVARHCTAEKLLEQAFMIPMATRRELNLLFNANKDSLMQKGVSIHQNRQTVETVDFSNFSSSVVTGTEMRVVWAWIPERFALFSPIRLFSTAEHGRSLASFYSHVEGHEPAVLMIKTVDEEVFGAFMSTDMTERRRHDHEGVTYFGTGECFVFTLRPSMEHYQQTMINIMTRRASPQQVHISNSTSPQVSISGNSPVTSTTAATNLTCPAGTPQDPSYLTIPFTTLSEEPPTAKEPKRPKGQQAYMFIAGDDRQLIIGGDGGHALCLQEDLEGGYTEHCDTFKSIPLCKGYFKIQSLEVWGIQNSISFSHCFPSQ, encoded by the exons ATGATTCACATTTCGAGAACACCAGAATTCTCCAATTGTGGAAATATGAATTCGGTCTCAGTCCACACGTCCTCTGACCAAGACTTGGACTGTATCATAGGAGGTAGAACCAGGCAAAGATCTCACTCCTATTACAGcccagaggaaaacaagaacTATGGTGTGCAGACGCAGACAGAAGAAACTTATCTAAGACCTCGCTCCAg GTCTTTTTACAGTTATGAGACGTCAGAGCCTTGCAGCAACTTTGACTTGGGAAACTTCAACAGGTCCAGTCctctgagacagaaaacaagttCCCTACAACTACatagaaaggaaaataaagacaggGATGGAGCTGGTGTTCGAGTCACTGCCAAGAAGTCCAAGTCTAAACCAAACAAGGTGTCACCCTCTGGAGAACTTAATG GCAGTAAAGGCAATCTCAAGTCAGTTTCGATGATAACCATCTCAGAGTCAGACAACTGGGAGATTAGTTCCAACTCGGGAATGAAGTATGGACAATTTGTGGACTGGGAGAAGATCGATCCTGAAGCTGCACAAAGATACCAGCAGATCCTGAGGAGTGAGCACCAGCAGCTGAAAACCATGGGCCGAGAGGGATTCTGGGCCAtgccacacacactgagggccAAGGCTTACTATCACATCATTCACAGCCTCAACTGCAG CAGGTCTATCACCTCAGACAGGGATGTTTACTATGATCTGAGCAAGAAGCTCTTTggagaacagaagatcagcccCCACCCAGTCCCAGAGTACATGGAGGGAGAAGAAATACCAAG ATACTGTCTGAACAAAGCTGGGCTGAACTCTGTTAAGAAGATTCTTCTTTGCCTCGGGAAACACTTCCCAGACATGAATTTTTGCCCCATCCTGCCTGCGTTGGTCTCCCTCATCCTCCACTTTAGCCAGGATGAAGCTGAGTGTTTCTACAGTGTCTCCAGACTCATCTCTTACAATGACCCCAATAAGCGTTACATCGACCAGACCTTCCTCACCTACCGCGCCTCCTGTATGACCTTTGGAGACCTTGCGAACAGGTGTTGCCGCGGCATCCGTAAGCTCATCGCCAGCTCTCACCAAAACCTCTTTGAATTTTACTCGGACTGGATCATGTGGATTTTTGCTTACCTTCCCTTCACCTACGCCATCAGAGTGCTGGACGTCTACCTTCTGGAAGGCTACAAGGTCCTATACAG GGTGGCATTGGCTCTGCTCAGCCTCTACAAAGTGTCCGTGTCCTCTCGAGTGGCCGACGTGGAGGACTTCAGAACCGACATGAAAAGTTTTGTGCAGAATGTTGCTCGCCACTGCACGGCGGAGAAGCTTCTGGAGCAGGCCTTCATGATCCCGATGGCCACGCGGAGAGAGCTCAACCTCCTGTTCAATGCCAACAAGGACTCTCTTATGCAGAAAGGTGTCAGCATCCACCAGAACAG GCAGACGGTGGAGACAGTGGACTTCTCAAACTTCAGCTCCAGTGTTGTGACGGGAACTGAGATGAGAGTCGTCTGGGCCTGGATACCTGAGCGCTTTGCCCTTTTCAGTCCCATTAGGCTGTTCAGTACGGCTGAACACGGAAGAAGCCTTGCATC ATTCTATTCACATGTGGAGGGACATGAACCAGCAGTGTTGATGATCAAAACTGTCGATGAAGAG GTCTTTGGGGCCTTCATGTCAACAGACatgacagaaagaagaagacatgACCATGAGGGAGTTACATATTTTGGAACTGgggaatgttttgtttttacg CTTCGTCCCAGCATGGAGCACTACCAGCAGACTATGATCAACATCATGACCAGAAGAGCATCCCCACAGCAGGTTCACATCAGCAACAGCACCTCCCCCCAGGTGTCCATAAGCGGCAACTCGCCAGTCACCTCCACCACAGCCGCCACAAATCTGACCTGTCCTGCCGGGACTCCCCAGGATCCCAGTTACCTGACGATTCCCTTCACCACCCTGTCAGAGGAGCCCCCAACTGCTAAAGAGCCAAAGAGACCCAAGGGACAACAAGCCTATATGTTCATAGCAGGAGACGACAGACAGCTCATTATTG GTGGTGATGGGGGCCATGCTCTTTGCCTGCAGGAAGACCTAGAGGGAGGATACACAGAGCATTGTGACACATTCAAGAGCATCCCACTCTGCAAGGGATATTTCAAGATCCAGTCCCTGGAAGTGTGGGGCATCCAGAACTCTATTTCCTTTTCTCACTGTTTTCCCTctcagtga
- the LOC109627290 gene encoding zinc finger protein ZFP2-like isoform X1 — MSPKYFMAGVMGPDTTSDTKTESSEESPGEINVKEISESDSTDTEDSKLLASSTKDKCYPCSTCGKVFDRPSKLERHKHVHTRKPKTLYQCQHCDKSFTQEEKLIRHQNCHNRTNKHPCPDCGKIFNRPSRLERHKRTHSKKPKVPHQCSYCMKTFSKLNKLIRHKRMHTGEKPFTCSICGKGFSELGHCKAHEKTHEEQPEKPHCCPDCGMRFFKASEVRRHFRSHSGEKPFRCSLCESCFSRSEGLKRHMRRHTGERPYKCIICGKGFYSRQDLNIHGLTHSGEKPHLCPVCGKGFSQLGNMKEHEQNVHIKSEKYICNECGATFTRYKSLIKHQRTHTGERPYLCLTCGRKFSWSHSLSRHQRTHMHGQMSLETSKDTLSLEGASENPSS; from the exons ATGAGTCCCAAATACTTCATG GCTGGAGTCATGGGCCCAGACACCACttctgacacaaaaacagaatctTCAGAGGAAA GTCCCGGAGAGATCAACGTGAAGGAAATCTCAGAGTCAGATTCCACTGACACAGAGGACTCTAAACTGCTAGCGAGCAGCACTAAAGACAAGTGTTACCCTTGCTCCACCTGTGGGAAGGTATTTGACAGACCATCAAAGCTAGAAAGGcacaaacatgtgcacacaagGAAGCCTAAGACTCTTTATCAGTGTCAGCATTGTGACAAGAGTTTCACTCAAGAAGAGAAGCTGATCCGACACCAGAATTGCCACAATAGGACTAACAAACATCCCTGCCCAGACTGTGGAAAAATTTTCAACAGGCCTTCAAGGCTAGAGAGGCATAAGCGCACACACTCAAAGAAACCAAAAGTGCCTCATCAGTGTTCATACTGCATGAAGACGTTCAGTAAGCTGAACAAACTTATCCGTCACAAGCGAATGCACACTGGGGAGAAGCCTTTCACCTGCTCCATCTGTGGGAAAGGATTCTCTGAGTTAGGTCACTGCAAAGCACATGAAAAGACACATGAGGAGCAACCGGAAAAACCTCACTGCTGCCCGGACTGTGGGATGCGTTTCTTCAAGGCCTCAGAGGTCCGTCGGCACTTTCGCTCCCACTCTGGGGAGAAACCTTTCAGATGCAGTTTGTGTGAAAGTTGCTTCTCCCGTTCAGAAGGGCTTAAAAGACACATGAGGAGGCACACAGGGGAAAGACCATACAAATGTATTATCTGTGGGAAAGGATTTTACTCTCGTCAGGATTTGAATATTCATGGGTTGACCCACTCGGGAGAGAAACCACATCTTTGCCCTGTGTGTGGAAAAGGCTTCTCACAGCTGGGCAACATGAAAGAGCATGAACAAAATGTTCACATTAAATCAGAGAAGTATATTTGCAATGAATGTGGGGCAACATTCACACGATACAAGTCTCTGATAAAACATCAGcggacacacacaggagaaagaCCCTATCTCTGCCTCACCTGTGGTCGCAAGTTTTCATGGAGCCATTCTCTAAGCAGACACCAGaggacacacatgcatggacaGATGTCTTTGGAAACGTCCAAAGACACATTAAGTTTAGAAGGAGCTTCTGAGAATCCCAGTAGTTGA